In Jejubacter calystegiae, the following are encoded in one genomic region:
- a CDS encoding pyridoxal-phosphate-dependent aminotransferase family protein: MDITQFPQLNPPQRLLMGPGPINADPRVLRAMSSQLIGQYDPAMTHYMNEVMALYRGVFRTENRWTLLVDGTSRAGIEAILTSAIRPGDKVLVPVFGRFGHLLCEIARRCRAEVHTIEVPWGQVFTPDAIEDAIKRVRPRLLLTVQGDTSTTMLQPLDQLGEICRRYGVLFYTDATASLGGNPLETDAWGLDAVSAGMQKCLGGPSGTSPITLSPAMEEVIRRRKCVEAGIRTDAHQDGDDEMIYSNYFDLGMIMDYWGPERLNHHTEATSALFAARECARLILQEGLDNGIARHKLHGDALLKGVRAMGLETFGDLTHKMNNVLGVVIPQSVNGDQVRALMLDDFGIEIGTSFGPLHGKVWRIGTMGYNARKACVMTTLSALESVLNHLKFTTPQGAGLQAAWDHYGSQA; the protein is encoded by the coding sequence ATGGACATCACGCAATTTCCGCAACTCAATCCGCCCCAGCGTCTGCTGATGGGGCCGGGGCCGATCAATGCCGACCCCCGGGTACTGCGCGCTATGTCGAGCCAGTTGATAGGTCAGTACGATCCGGCCATGACCCACTATATGAATGAGGTGATGGCGCTGTATCGCGGCGTATTCCGCACGGAAAACCGCTGGACGCTGCTGGTGGACGGCACCTCCCGGGCAGGGATCGAAGCTATTTTAACCTCGGCGATTCGCCCGGGGGATAAGGTGTTGGTGCCGGTCTTTGGCCGCTTCGGCCACCTGCTGTGTGAAATTGCCCGCCGCTGCCGCGCCGAGGTGCATACCATCGAGGTGCCCTGGGGGCAGGTATTCACGCCGGATGCCATTGAGGACGCCATTAAGCGGGTGCGTCCGCGGCTGCTGCTGACGGTACAGGGCGATACCTCCACCACTATGCTCCAGCCTCTGGATCAACTGGGTGAGATCTGCCGTCGCTACGGCGTGCTGTTCTACACCGATGCCACCGCAAGCCTGGGAGGCAATCCGCTGGAAACCGACGCCTGGGGGCTGGATGCCGTGTCCGCCGGAATGCAGAAGTGCCTGGGCGGCCCTTCCGGCACATCTCCCATTACTCTGAGTCCGGCCATGGAGGAGGTGATTCGTCGCCGTAAGTGCGTGGAAGCCGGGATCCGCACCGACGCCCACCAGGACGGTGATGACGAGATGATCTACAGCAACTACTTCGATCTCGGCATGATCATGGACTACTGGGGGCCGGAGCGGCTGAACCACCATACTGAAGCCACCAGCGCGCTGTTTGCCGCCCGCGAGTGTGCACGCCTGATTCTGCAGGAAGGGCTGGATAACGGCATCGCTCGCCATAAGCTGCACGGCGATGCCCTGCTGAAAGGGGTGCGGGCCATGGGGCTGGAAACGTTCGGAGATCTGACCCACAAGATGAACAACGTGCTCGGCGTGGTGATTCCCCAGAGCGTTAACGGCGACCAGGTGCGCGCTCTGATGCTGGACGATTTCGGAATTGAGATCGGCACCTCTTTTGGTCCGCTGCACGGCAAGGTGTGGCGCATAGGCACCATGGGCTATAACGCCCGTAAGGCCTGCGTGATGACCACCCTGAGCGCCCTGGAATCGGTCCTCAATCATCTGAAATTTACCACGCCTCAGGGAGCCGGGCTCCAGGCGGCATGGGACCACTACGGGAGTCAGGCATGA
- the lapD gene encoding cyclic di-GMP receptor LapD, with protein MSLYKQLLIGICLFAIVVFCGNFYVALESSREQYHNQLGAHAQDTATALGVSLTANIDDPTMTDLLVSSIFDSGYFYRIRVVSLKTQKVLTERHGKPQDAGLPGWFVRMVNLNPGKGEAIVMRGWTQYARVEVVSHPMFALQRLWESMVNSFFWFAGCSLLCVIGATVFLRRRLRPLNYIVKQATAISHREFLSLPTLPKTPELRRVVEATNMMVMQLKALFSEQAQRTETLRQEAYHDSLTGLNNRRAFDIHLQARLSDEDKSTGHLLLVRVQDLMGLNQRMGGGKTDELLKAVAGMLGETQKRFFPTDGFLARIRGGEFALVGQEILPQEMENLVSQLGTQLKALYETGISDVSPVAHLAQVTFQSGDASQAVLRQADQSLAEAETRMRFFANPVVAQVTDVDGDRHSWFARLTAVLDAESFELFSQPVFECNNQRVVLHHKILARIKTAEGETLPASRFMPWIHRLALGQRMDQVMLKQTLREMDRTDGVLSLSICGESVADDESLEALLLPLKQTPTLAARLTLELDENELPDAERMSEVVRRLKMVGCRLGIQHFGGQFHLIGNLPQWGLAWIKVDGSYVRNIDTEEDKRLFIEAIYWATRQIDLPLIAERVETAGELAILERIGLYGAMGRYFADASTLRG; from the coding sequence ATGTCTCTTTATAAACAGCTACTGATTGGCATTTGTCTGTTCGCCATCGTGGTGTTCTGCGGCAACTTTTATGTGGCCCTGGAGTCATCACGCGAGCAGTACCATAACCAGCTTGGCGCCCACGCTCAGGATACGGCGACGGCGCTGGGGGTTTCACTGACGGCGAATATTGACGATCCCACCATGACGGATCTGCTGGTCAGTTCGATTTTCGACAGCGGCTACTTCTATCGTATTCGGGTGGTCAGCCTGAAAACCCAGAAGGTACTGACTGAGCGTCACGGAAAGCCGCAGGATGCAGGGCTGCCCGGTTGGTTTGTGCGGATGGTGAACCTTAACCCGGGGAAGGGTGAAGCGATTGTGATGCGCGGCTGGACCCAGTATGCCCGGGTAGAGGTGGTCAGCCACCCGATGTTCGCGCTTCAGCGTCTGTGGGAAAGCATGGTGAATAGCTTCTTCTGGTTCGCCGGGTGCAGTTTGCTGTGCGTAATAGGCGCCACTGTTTTCCTGCGTCGCCGTTTGCGTCCGCTAAACTATATTGTGAAACAGGCCACGGCCATCAGCCACCGTGAGTTCCTGAGCCTGCCGACCCTGCCGAAAACCCCGGAGCTGCGGCGAGTGGTGGAGGCCACCAATATGATGGTGATGCAGCTCAAGGCGCTGTTTAGCGAACAGGCGCAGCGTACCGAGACGCTGAGGCAGGAGGCCTATCACGACAGCCTGACCGGTCTGAATAACCGCCGGGCCTTCGACATCCACCTGCAGGCGAGACTGAGCGATGAAGATAAATCCACCGGACATCTGTTGCTGGTGCGGGTTCAGGATCTGATGGGGCTGAACCAACGTATGGGCGGCGGGAAAACCGACGAGCTGCTGAAGGCCGTAGCCGGGATGCTGGGCGAAACCCAGAAGCGTTTCTTTCCCACGGACGGTTTTCTGGCCCGTATCCGTGGCGGCGAATTCGCCCTGGTCGGGCAGGAGATTCTGCCGCAGGAGATGGAGAACCTGGTCAGCCAGCTCGGCACCCAACTGAAAGCCTTGTATGAAACCGGCATTAGCGATGTTTCGCCGGTGGCGCATCTGGCGCAGGTCACTTTCCAGTCGGGCGATGCCTCACAGGCTGTGCTGAGGCAGGCGGATCAGTCGCTGGCCGAGGCCGAAACCCGAATGCGCTTCTTCGCAAACCCGGTAGTAGCGCAGGTCACTGACGTTGATGGCGATCGTCATAGCTGGTTCGCCCGGCTGACGGCGGTACTGGATGCGGAGTCATTTGAGCTGTTTTCCCAACCGGTGTTTGAGTGCAACAACCAGCGGGTGGTGCTGCACCACAAAATTCTGGCGCGGATTAAAACGGCGGAAGGGGAAACCCTGCCCGCCAGCCGCTTTATGCCGTGGATCCACCGGCTGGCGCTGGGTCAGCGTATGGATCAGGTAATGCTGAAACAGACGTTGCGCGAAATGGATCGCACGGACGGCGTGCTGTCGCTCAGTATCTGCGGTGAAAGCGTGGCCGACGACGAAAGCCTGGAGGCGCTACTGCTGCCGTTGAAGCAGACGCCGACGCTGGCGGCCAGGCTGACCCTGGAGCTGGATGAAAATGAACTGCCGGATGCCGAGCGCATGAGCGAAGTGGTCCGGCGCCTGAAAATGGTGGGCTGCCGCCTGGGGATCCAGCACTTTGGTGGGCAGTTCCATCTCATCGGCAACCTGCCCCAGTGGGGGCTGGCCTGGATCAAAGTCGACGGCAGCTACGTACGCAATATCGATACTGAAGAAGATAAACGTCTGTTTATTGAAGCGATTTACTGGGCCACCCGGCAGATTGATTTACCGCTGATAGCGGAGCGAGTGGAAACGGCCGGCGAGCTGGCGATACTGGAACGTATTGGCTTGTACGGCGCTATGGGGCGCTACTTTGCCGATGCCAGTACGCTGCGCGGTTAA
- the lapG gene encoding cysteine protease LapG: MRDGLLRTVTLRRWMAVWLLALLAFSPQLAASWDFVAINARTQKLYGPATPAAQRRIDEWAALVSRPVNGDVQGALNRVNRFFNSRMAFRDDRVVWGQQDYWATPVEFLRKGAGDCEDYAIAKYFSLRKMGIPASQLRITYVKALRLNQAHMVLTWYQTPDAIPLVLDNLNGTILPATQRPDLLPVYSFNGAGLWLPKADGSRQVGDSKRLSRWQDLLTRMRAEGFSINE, encoded by the coding sequence ATGCGTGACGGGCTGCTGCGAACAGTAACGCTGCGCCGCTGGATGGCTGTCTGGCTGCTGGCTCTGCTGGCGTTTTCACCCCAGCTGGCCGCCAGCTGGGACTTCGTTGCCATCAATGCCCGGACCCAGAAGCTGTACGGCCCGGCAACGCCTGCTGCCCAGCGGCGTATCGATGAATGGGCTGCGCTGGTAAGTCGGCCCGTGAATGGTGATGTGCAGGGGGCGCTTAACCGCGTAAACCGCTTTTTTAACAGTCGGATGGCGTTTCGCGATGACCGCGTGGTATGGGGTCAGCAGGATTACTGGGCCACGCCCGTCGAGTTTTTACGTAAGGGGGCCGGCGACTGCGAGGATTACGCCATCGCCAAATATTTCTCGCTACGGAAAATGGGGATTCCGGCCAGCCAGCTGCGCATCACCTACGTTAAGGCGCTGCGCCTGAATCAGGCGCATATGGTGCTGACCTGGTATCAGACGCCGGACGCTATCCCGCTGGTCCTTGATAATCTTAACGGTACCATTTTACCGGCGACTCAACGTCCGGATCTGCTGCCAGTCTATTCGTTTAACGGCGCCGGGCTGTGGTTGCCGAAGGCGGATGGCAGCCGCCAGGTGGGCGACAGTAAGCGCCTGTCGCGCTGGCAGGATCTTCTGACCCGGATGCGTGCGGAAGGGTTTTCCATCAATGAATAG
- the hpxK gene encoding allantoate amidohydrolase → MSETTIAASASQLAAARVMERADHLADISETPRGLTRIYLSPEHLRANALVGHWMEQAGMRVWQDSVGNICGRYEGEQAGAPALLLGSHLDTVRDAGRYDGMLGVLTAIEVVQALHDRGRRLPMAVEIVGFGDEEGTRFGITLLGSRGLTGDWPSEWLQQQDAQGISVAQALANAGLDGANIGQAARNREEIAAYLELHIEQGPCLEQEGLALGVVQAINGARRLTCRFTGLAGHAGTVPMNHRQDALAASAEWMMAVESITKQHGRQQVATIGTLSCAPGAVNVIPGEVTLTLDVRGPEDEALEALQQALLAQAGDIAQRRGVQFSAEEYYRMAATRCDPELQQRLVQAVSRVQGRALSLPSGAGHDAIAISGCWPVGMLFVRCQGGISHHPAESVMAADVALAIEAFCYAVNAVACGDS, encoded by the coding sequence ATGAGTGAAACGACCATTGCCGCCAGCGCGTCTCAACTGGCCGCAGCCCGGGTGATGGAGCGGGCCGACCACCTGGCGGATATCAGCGAAACGCCCCGGGGGTTGACCCGGATCTATCTTTCGCCCGAGCATCTACGGGCCAATGCCCTGGTGGGGCACTGGATGGAGCAGGCGGGCATGCGGGTCTGGCAGGACAGCGTCGGCAATATCTGCGGGCGCTATGAAGGGGAACAGGCGGGAGCGCCTGCGCTGCTGCTGGGCTCGCATCTGGATACGGTACGCGATGCCGGACGTTACGACGGCATGCTGGGCGTACTAACGGCCATCGAAGTCGTACAGGCGCTGCACGATCGGGGCAGGCGATTACCGATGGCGGTAGAGATTGTCGGTTTTGGCGACGAAGAGGGCACCCGCTTCGGCATTACGCTACTGGGCAGCCGGGGCCTTACCGGCGACTGGCCGTCGGAATGGCTTCAGCAGCAGGATGCACAGGGCATTAGCGTGGCCCAGGCGCTGGCAAACGCAGGGCTGGATGGCGCAAACATTGGCCAGGCGGCCCGCAACAGGGAGGAGATCGCCGCTTATCTGGAGCTGCATATCGAACAGGGGCCGTGCCTGGAGCAGGAAGGGCTGGCGCTGGGCGTGGTGCAGGCCATTAACGGCGCCCGGCGTCTGACCTGCCGCTTCACCGGTCTGGCGGGCCATGCCGGAACGGTGCCGATGAATCACCGGCAGGATGCTCTGGCCGCTTCCGCCGAATGGATGATGGCAGTGGAAAGCATCACAAAGCAGCATGGCCGCCAGCAGGTGGCGACCATCGGGACGCTGAGCTGCGCCCCCGGCGCGGTAAACGTGATTCCGGGCGAGGTTACGCTGACCCTTGATGTTCGCGGGCCGGAAGATGAAGCGCTGGAGGCGCTCCAGCAGGCGTTGCTGGCTCAGGCCGGAGACATCGCCCAACGTCGCGGTGTGCAATTTAGCGCTGAAGAGTATTACCGGATGGCGGCAACGCGCTGCGATCCCGAACTGCAACAGCGGCTGGTACAGGCGGTATCCCGGGTGCAGGGGCGTGCGCTGTCGCTCCCCAGCGGCGCCGGGCATGACGCTATCGCTATCTCAGGCTGCTGGCCCGTGGGTATGCTGTTTGTACGCTGTCAGGGCGGTATCAGCCATCATCCGGCGGAATCGGTCATGGCTGCGGATGTGGCGCTGGCCATTGAGGCATTCTGTTATGCGGTAAATGCTGTTGCATGCGGTGATTCTTAA
- the hpxU gene encoding MurR/RpiR family transcriptional regulator HpxU codes for MKQLDERLKSQYSTLSPQEQRVADFIFDHFDDLISYNSAELARLSGVSKATVSRLFKRLGYDKYREMREELRTLRQSGMPLTDNRDAVQGNTLLARHYKQEMANLTRWASELDADQFSGAIAGLAEARRILIIGLRNSWPAALHLRQQLLQTRGQVQLLPQPGQTLSEELVDAAPDDLVVMVAFRRRPRIVRPLLEQLQKAQVPVLLICEPQAQSLFPLARWRLCAPLDSVSAYDSYACANSLINLLANALLHEMLSSGRQRIHQIADLYQKLDELEQR; via the coding sequence ATGAAGCAACTGGATGAACGCCTGAAAAGCCAGTACAGCACTCTGTCGCCGCAGGAACAGCGGGTCGCCGACTTTATTTTTGACCATTTCGACGATCTGATTAGCTATAACAGCGCCGAACTGGCAAGGCTAAGCGGCGTATCCAAGGCCACCGTCAGCCGCCTGTTTAAGCGCCTGGGCTATGACAAATACCGGGAGATGCGCGAAGAGCTGCGCACCCTGCGCCAGAGCGGCATGCCCCTGACCGATAATCGCGATGCCGTGCAGGGCAACACCCTGCTGGCGCGCCATTACAAGCAGGAGATGGCGAACCTGACCCGCTGGGCCAGTGAGCTGGATGCCGATCAGTTTTCCGGCGCCATTGCCGGGCTGGCAGAGGCCCGTCGTATTCTGATTATCGGACTGCGTAACTCGTGGCCTGCGGCGTTGCACCTGCGTCAGCAGCTATTGCAGACCCGTGGGCAGGTACAGTTACTGCCCCAGCCGGGCCAGACCTTAAGCGAAGAGCTGGTGGATGCCGCGCCCGACGATCTGGTGGTGATGGTGGCGTTTCGCCGCCGTCCGCGCATTGTGCGTCCGCTACTGGAGCAGCTACAGAAGGCGCAAGTGCCGGTGTTGCTGATATGCGAACCTCAGGCCCAGAGCCTGTTTCCGTTGGCCCGCTGGCGACTTTGCGCGCCGCTGGACAGCGTTTCGGCCTACGACAGCTATGCCTGCGCCAACAGTCTGATCAACCTGCTGGCTAACGCACTGCTGCATGAAATGCTGAGCAGCGGCCGCCAGCGGATTCACCAGATTGCCGATCTTTACCAGAAGCTGGACGAACTGGAACAGCGATAA
- a CDS encoding tryptophan synthase subunit beta, protein MYYIERDAAGQITRVDSTPFTGMTEHSEARTAELDRWLKAQEAREASLRKLQQSDLEMVRVLEDLIEVLMSKGVISITDLPEAAQAKLINRAQARRSLSGLEGLIDDDDEGLI, encoded by the coding sequence ATGTATTACATCGAACGAGATGCCGCAGGGCAGATAACCCGGGTGGATAGCACCCCTTTTACCGGTATGACGGAGCATAGCGAAGCCCGCACAGCGGAGCTCGACAGGTGGCTGAAGGCCCAGGAGGCCAGAGAGGCGTCGCTGCGCAAGCTTCAGCAGAGCGATCTGGAGATGGTTCGCGTACTGGAAGACCTGATTGAAGTGTTGATGAGTAAAGGGGTGATTAGCATTACCGATCTGCCGGAAGCGGCTCAGGCCAAACTGATTAACCGCGCCCAGGCGCGCCGGAGTCTGAGCGGTCTTGAGGGACTGATCGATGACGATGATGAAGGGCTTATTTAG